A DNA window from Amycolatopsis sp. DSM 110486 contains the following coding sequences:
- a CDS encoding SgcJ/EcaC family oxidoreductase, with the protein MSESAEVKMDYQAVITRVLDAWKDGVDSHRPDRVASCFTEDALFQGAHPGYSLGRKGVEEYYAEQPVGLTVRYEIREIRPLTQDVLSAYVDPVFTRPDGTELRFHLTVILLQQAEGDWLISHYHVSKIVE; encoded by the coding sequence TTGAGCGAATCTGCCGAGGTCAAGATGGACTACCAAGCGGTCATCACCCGGGTTCTCGACGCCTGGAAGGACGGCGTCGACTCGCACCGGCCCGATCGAGTCGCGAGCTGCTTCACCGAAGACGCCCTGTTCCAGGGTGCGCACCCTGGCTATTCCCTCGGCCGGAAAGGTGTCGAGGAGTACTACGCGGAACAGCCCGTCGGATTGACGGTTCGTTATGAGATCAGGGAAATCCGGCCCCTCACCCAGGACGTGCTTTCCGCCTACGTCGATCCGGTGTTCACCCGCCCGGACGGCACGGAGCTTCGATTTCACCTGACCGTGATTCTGCTCCAGCAGGCCGAAGGCGACTGGTTGATCAGCCACTACCACGTGTCCAAGATCGTGGAATGA
- a CDS encoding phosphodiester glycosidase family protein, with the protein MRLRRSLVALTLTAAATTALPTSAFADTALDVTGSEQVAPGVRLETFTTASASAATIQGELLTVDLRNPRVSVDLLHPQSVAQAATVSQMANAQGAVAGVNGDFFNNTEAQHPGVAFTDSSDGPEIADRRVLKAAVPNGQRFGPGMPPGVTTEAVLGVGVDRVARLGSAHLEGSVRIKSATYSLGGLNQYAIPVGGIGAYTSAWGATSRARSVCGTDTNRGAACSTDTTEVTLDHDRVVSVGDTAGAGAIARDETVLVGREAGANALRTLKVGQHVNVHYTLSTGRGIPFSFAIGGFPILRDGTVVPGQDAKTAAVRTGAGFSADGHTLFLVAVQAKPGTSGGMTTPEVAQLLQQTGAANAVNLDGGGSTSLVARDLGAHTVTVRNHPTDAAGERSVANGIGVFVR; encoded by the coding sequence ATGAGACTGCGCAGATCGCTGGTGGCGCTGACGCTGACCGCCGCTGCCACGACGGCGCTGCCGACGTCGGCGTTCGCGGACACGGCCCTCGACGTGACCGGCAGCGAACAGGTCGCTCCCGGCGTTCGCCTCGAGACCTTCACGACCGCTTCGGCGAGTGCCGCGACCATCCAGGGTGAGCTGCTGACCGTCGACCTGCGCAACCCGCGCGTCTCGGTGGACCTGCTGCACCCGCAGTCGGTGGCGCAGGCCGCGACGGTGTCGCAGATGGCGAACGCCCAGGGAGCGGTGGCCGGCGTCAACGGCGACTTCTTCAACAACACCGAGGCCCAGCACCCCGGCGTCGCCTTCACCGACTCCTCCGACGGCCCCGAGATCGCCGATCGGCGCGTCCTCAAGGCCGCCGTCCCGAACGGGCAGCGGTTCGGGCCCGGGATGCCGCCCGGAGTCACGACGGAGGCTGTGCTCGGCGTCGGCGTCGACCGGGTGGCGCGCCTGGGCTCGGCGCACCTGGAGGGCAGCGTCCGTATCAAGTCGGCCACGTACTCGCTCGGCGGGCTGAACCAGTACGCGATCCCCGTCGGCGGCATCGGCGCCTACACCAGCGCGTGGGGCGCGACCTCCCGCGCCCGCTCGGTCTGCGGCACCGACACCAACCGGGGCGCCGCGTGCAGCACGGACACCACCGAGGTGACGCTCGATCACGACCGGGTCGTCTCGGTCGGCGACACCGCCGGCGCCGGCGCCATCGCGCGGGACGAGACGGTGCTGGTCGGGCGCGAAGCCGGCGCGAACGCGCTGCGGACACTCAAGGTCGGCCAGCACGTCAACGTGCATTACACCCTGTCGACCGGGCGCGGCATCCCGTTCAGCTTCGCGATCGGCGGCTTCCCGATCCTCCGCGACGGCACCGTGGTCCCCGGCCAGGACGCCAAGACCGCCGCGGTCCGCACCGGCGCGGGCTTCAGCGCCGACGGCCACACGCTGTTCCTCGTCGCGGTGCAGGCGAAACCCGGCACCAGCGGCGGCATGACCACCCCCGAGGTCGCCCAGCTCCTGCAGCAAACCGGCGCCGCCAACGCCGTGAACCTCGACGGCGGCGGCTCGACCTCACTCGTGGCTCGCGACCTTGGCGCTCACACCGTGACGGTGCGCAACCACCCGACCGACGCCGCGGGCGAGCGCTCGGTCGCCAACGGGATCGGGGTCTTCGTCCGCTGA
- a CDS encoding LysR substrate-binding domain-containing protein, whose protein sequence is MEQVLDIVPLRSFVAVADRGGFQRAATHLHLSQAAVSQHVRRLEAATGRQLVERSGRRSRFTADGDLLLGHARRILGVHDEALRAFDVADDETVVIGSTEHAAAQLLPRLTAVLGTALPGHRVRYRLDRGTALRDALGTGRIDLALLLGATDDPRAEPVGELDLTWYCAPGWTRPDGPVPLVAFDNPCALRTRALETLSAYGIPASIGAEANQLAGVHAAAAAGQGVALLATLGTTPEGLVECDDLPPPEPLPLACWRRHGLDSAVSGHAVGSLRRLLTTNHPLARGA, encoded by the coding sequence ATGGAGCAGGTTCTGGACATCGTGCCGCTGCGCAGCTTCGTCGCGGTCGCCGACCGCGGCGGGTTCCAGCGCGCGGCCACGCACCTCCACCTCAGCCAGGCCGCGGTGAGCCAGCACGTGCGCCGGCTCGAAGCCGCCACCGGCCGGCAGCTCGTCGAACGCAGCGGCCGCCGGTCACGCTTCACCGCCGACGGCGACCTGCTGCTCGGCCACGCCCGCCGGATCCTCGGGGTGCACGACGAAGCGCTGCGCGCGTTCGACGTCGCGGACGACGAGACCGTGGTGATCGGGTCGACGGAACACGCCGCCGCCCAGCTCCTGCCCCGCCTGACGGCCGTGCTCGGCACCGCGCTGCCCGGCCACCGCGTGCGCTACCGCCTCGACCGCGGCACCGCCCTGCGCGACGCGCTCGGCACCGGGCGCATCGACCTCGCCCTCCTGCTGGGCGCCACCGACGACCCGCGCGCCGAACCCGTCGGCGAGCTCGACCTGACCTGGTACTGCGCACCCGGCTGGACCCGCCCTGACGGGCCCGTGCCGCTCGTCGCGTTCGACAACCCTTGTGCACTGCGGACTCGCGCGCTGGAAACCCTGTCCGCGTACGGGATCCCTGCTTCTATCGGTGCCGAAGCCAACCAGCTCGCCGGCGTCCACGCGGCCGCCGCGGCCGGCCAGGGCGTCGCCCTCCTCGCGACCCTCGGCACCACCCCCGAGGGCCTCGTCGAATGCGACGACCTCCCCCCGCCCGAACCGCTCCCCCTCGCCTGCTGGCGCCGCCACGGCCTCGACTCCGCCGTGTCCGGCCACGCCGTCGGCTCCCTGCGCCGCCTGCTCACCACCAACCACCCCCTCGCCCGAGGAGCCTGA
- a CDS encoding DUF1269 domain-containing protein, whose product MASNKDAPVDLYIAAYSDPDAARGDWAAIKQLAHEDVIKVKGLILVSRRGDGKIHVDDDFHTTRKGATWGAVGGAVVGLIFPPSLLAGALVGAGLGGGVGGLLSHAEKKEIKAEVEDTLPPDSSGIVALFEERWVIEVDKALLHAAKVTKETVDGESAEQVTSAASAAKGKE is encoded by the coding sequence ATGGCCTCGAACAAGGACGCGCCCGTCGACCTGTACATCGCCGCCTATTCGGACCCCGACGCGGCCCGCGGTGACTGGGCCGCGATCAAACAGCTGGCCCACGAGGACGTGATCAAGGTCAAGGGCCTGATCCTCGTCAGCCGCCGCGGCGACGGCAAGATCCACGTCGACGACGACTTCCACACCACCCGCAAGGGCGCCACGTGGGGCGCCGTCGGCGGGGCGGTCGTCGGCCTGATCTTCCCGCCGTCCCTGCTCGCCGGTGCGCTCGTGGGCGCCGGGCTCGGCGGTGGCGTCGGCGGGCTGCTGTCGCACGCGGAGAAGAAGGAGATCAAGGCCGAGGTGGAGGACACGCTGCCACCGGACAGCTCGGGCATCGTCGCGCTGTTCGAGGAACGCTGGGTCATCGAGGTCGACAAGGCCCTGCTGCACGCCGCGAAGGTCACAAAGGAGACGGTCGATGGCGAAAGCGCCGAGCAGGTGACGTCGGCGGCCTCCGCGGCGAAGGGCAAGGAGTAA
- a CDS encoding FadR/GntR family transcriptional regulator, producing MEPAGRGGSAAAPRADSGLFDVVSSSRMSEVIVEQIRSLIRADKLRPGDRLPSERALCEQMGVSRVTVREALRVLEAAGLVAIRVGARGGAFVTTPSSTKLSANLADLVNLSPMTAPEVIEARQVVELGIIDAVIERATEKDVEDLRELTREHQAALKRGEYSMEMSAAFHVRVAQCTHNAAIEMLVHSFHGPLLMSLREAQVAAPLMGHRGTSEHREFVEAIAARDAEKAREIMAKHLRRTSQRIARVQASREKGKEV from the coding sequence ATGGAACCAGCAGGGCGGGGTGGATCCGCGGCTGCTCCGCGGGCGGACAGCGGACTGTTCGACGTCGTGTCGTCGAGCCGGATGTCGGAAGTCATCGTCGAGCAGATCCGCTCGCTCATCCGCGCCGACAAACTGCGTCCCGGCGATCGCCTGCCGAGCGAGCGCGCCCTGTGCGAGCAGATGGGCGTCAGCCGGGTCACCGTCCGCGAGGCGCTACGCGTACTGGAAGCCGCCGGCCTGGTCGCGATCCGGGTCGGCGCGCGCGGCGGCGCGTTCGTCACGACGCCCTCGTCGACGAAGCTCAGTGCGAACCTCGCCGACCTCGTGAACCTCTCGCCGATGACAGCGCCGGAAGTCATCGAGGCCCGGCAGGTAGTGGAGCTCGGCATCATCGACGCGGTGATCGAGCGGGCGACCGAAAAGGACGTCGAGGACCTACGCGAGTTGACCCGCGAGCACCAAGCCGCTCTGAAACGCGGCGAGTACAGCATGGAGATGTCGGCCGCGTTTCACGTCCGCGTGGCGCAGTGCACCCACAACGCCGCCATCGAAATGCTGGTGCACTCGTTCCACGGTCCGCTGCTGATGTCCCTGCGCGAGGCCCAGGTGGCCGCGCCGCTAATGGGCCACCGGGGCACCAGCGAACACCGCGAGTTCGTGGAGGCCATCGCCGCGCGGGACGCGGAAAAGGCGCGCGAGATCATGGCCAAGCACCTTCGCCGGACTTCCCAGCGGATCGCGCGCGTGCAGGCTTCGCGGGAAAAGGGCAAAGAAGTGTAG
- a CDS encoding TetR/AcrR family transcriptional regulator, which translates to MGRTSDAREKILASAQALLESRGYAGMGVADVCKAAGVVKGSFYYFFESKEALALAVVEQQWAGQLAVWSEILVTKDGPLDRLHRLFEATGNTLQAGQRSCGTVSGCLFGNLTLELSNQTEAIRLRLQEIFEAQVDLVHKVVAEAQQHGDAHVADTREAARSIVAQLEGQIMFVKLYNDLRRLDAMWANCLALLGARGELAA; encoded by the coding sequence ATGGGACGGACCAGTGATGCCAGGGAGAAGATCCTGGCTTCCGCTCAGGCGCTGCTCGAATCGCGCGGCTACGCGGGAATGGGAGTCGCCGACGTGTGCAAGGCCGCGGGTGTGGTGAAAGGCAGTTTCTACTACTTCTTCGAGTCCAAAGAGGCCCTCGCGCTCGCCGTTGTCGAGCAGCAGTGGGCCGGGCAGCTCGCGGTCTGGTCGGAGATCCTGGTGACCAAGGACGGTCCGCTCGACCGGCTGCACCGCCTCTTCGAAGCGACGGGGAACACCCTGCAGGCCGGCCAGCGCAGCTGCGGCACAGTCTCGGGTTGTCTCTTCGGCAATCTCACGTTGGAGCTGAGCAACCAGACCGAAGCGATTCGCCTGCGGCTGCAGGAGATCTTCGAGGCGCAGGTGGATCTGGTCCACAAGGTCGTCGCCGAGGCGCAACAACACGGTGACGCGCACGTCGCAGACACCCGGGAGGCCGCGCGGTCGATCGTCGCGCAGCTGGAGGGGCAGATCATGTTCGTCAAGCTCTACAACGACCTCCGGCGCCTGGACGCGATGTGGGCCAACTGCCTGGCACTCCTCGGCGCACGGGGGGAGCTGGCTGCTTGA
- a CDS encoding VOC family protein, with product MTIRRFDHTGFVVEDLAAAVAFFVELGMELEGETKVEGEWVNQLVGLDDVRADLAFLRAPDGHGRIELSAFRSPVSTAPAPSAPVNVPGIPRLTFVIDSVDDTLERLRAHGAELVGEVARYEDYCRYCYVRGPAGVIIGLVEELG from the coding sequence ATGACGATCCGCCGATTCGACCACACCGGCTTCGTGGTCGAGGACCTCGCGGCCGCCGTCGCGTTCTTCGTCGAACTGGGGATGGAGCTGGAGGGCGAGACCAAGGTCGAGGGCGAATGGGTGAACCAGCTCGTCGGGCTGGACGACGTCCGGGCGGACCTCGCCTTCCTGCGGGCCCCGGACGGCCACGGCCGGATCGAGCTGTCGGCGTTCCGCTCGCCGGTGTCGACCGCCCCCGCGCCGAGCGCGCCGGTGAACGTCCCGGGCATCCCTCGCCTCACCTTCGTCATCGACTCCGTCGACGACACCCTCGAACGCCTGCGCGCCCACGGGGCCGAGCTCGTGGGCGAGGTCGCGCGGTACGAGGACTACTGCCGGTACTGCTACGTCCGCGGCCCTGCGGGCGTGATCATCGGGCTGGTCGAGGAGCTCGGCTGA
- a CDS encoding cupin domain-containing protein, whose amino-acid sequence MSVLHVPAGSGDGKFVRTPSGALVPAEIDPFHRALRHVAPSGLLGRTTQTPGMKRLEAISGKTVGAQSLWMGQTHVPASTASANHHHGASETAIYIVSGNPTFVFLDVDGDEPVERPIETGPGDYVFVPPFVPHREENPDPENEAVVVIARTTQEAIVVNLDELDWSQVRVGEPH is encoded by the coding sequence ATGTCCGTCCTGCACGTCCCCGCCGGCTCCGGCGACGGCAAGTTCGTCCGCACCCCCAGCGGCGCCCTCGTGCCCGCCGAGATCGACCCGTTCCACCGCGCGCTGAGGCACGTCGCCCCCAGCGGCCTCCTCGGCCGGACCACACAAACCCCGGGCATGAAACGCCTCGAAGCCATCAGCGGCAAGACGGTGGGCGCGCAGTCGCTGTGGATGGGCCAGACGCACGTTCCCGCGTCCACCGCGTCGGCCAACCATCACCACGGCGCGTCGGAGACCGCCATTTACATCGTGTCGGGAAATCCGACGTTCGTGTTCCTGGATGTCGACGGGGACGAGCCCGTGGAACGGCCCATCGAGACCGGGCCGGGTGACTACGTCTTCGTGCCGCCGTTTGTGCCGCATCGGGAGGAGAACCCGGATCCCGAGAACGAAGCCGTCGTGGTGATCGCCCGGACGACCCAGGAGGCGATCGTGGTGAACCTGGATGAGCTCGACTGGTCACAGGTCCGCGTCGGAGAACCACACTGA
- a CDS encoding ABC transporter permease, translating to MAAETRLLLPAALRRLPGTLARSVAIFVPVFFAATFVTFALRALSGLSPARIQLGEDATPQAIANIESQWGLDRPFLVQYWHWFTAVLHGDLGTSWVNGADISTLIGLGLGVSLSVAVFGLVVGVVAGFALGTLAALRRGTWADRAVTGFVTTVSVLPAFVVGIVLVAVFAVGLGLFPSAGYAPVTDGVGPWLVHITLPALALSFDVMADVARQLRTGLVSAYEENYVIGAVVRGLSPRRVFFGHVLRNGIGPALATLGLKFPALVGASVVTEWIFGLQGFGRFANDSAQSGDVPAVQGVLVVSIALVVTFNLLVNVVLGRVTPASQRGV from the coding sequence GTGGCCGCTGAGACCCGGCTGCTCCTCCCGGCCGCGCTGCGCCGCCTGCCGGGCACGCTGGCCCGCTCGGTCGCGATCTTCGTTCCGGTGTTCTTCGCGGCCACCTTCGTGACGTTCGCGCTGCGGGCGCTGAGCGGACTGTCCCCGGCCCGCATCCAGCTGGGCGAGGACGCGACCCCGCAGGCGATCGCCAACATCGAGAGCCAGTGGGGCCTCGACCGGCCGTTCCTGGTGCAGTACTGGCATTGGTTCACCGCGGTCCTGCACGGCGACCTCGGCACGAGCTGGGTCAACGGCGCCGACATCTCGACGCTGATCGGCCTCGGCCTCGGCGTGAGCCTGTCGGTGGCGGTGTTCGGGCTGGTGGTCGGCGTGGTGGCCGGGTTCGCGCTCGGCACGCTGGCCGCGTTGCGCCGGGGCACCTGGGCCGACCGCGCGGTGACGGGGTTCGTCACGACGGTGTCCGTGCTGCCGGCGTTCGTGGTCGGCATCGTGCTGGTGGCGGTGTTCGCGGTCGGGCTGGGGCTGTTCCCGTCGGCCGGGTACGCGCCCGTCACCGACGGTGTCGGCCCGTGGCTCGTGCACATCACCCTGCCCGCGCTCGCGCTCAGCTTCGACGTCATGGCCGACGTCGCGCGCCAGCTGCGCACCGGCCTCGTCAGCGCGTACGAGGAGAACTACGTCATCGGCGCGGTCGTGCGCGGCCTCTCGCCCCGGCGGGTCTTCTTCGGGCACGTGCTGCGCAACGGGATCGGGCCGGCGCTGGCCACGCTCGGGCTCAAGTTCCCCGCGCTCGTCGGCGCGTCGGTGGTCACCGAGTGGATCTTCGGGCTGCAGGGCTTCGGCCGCTTCGCCAACGACTCGGCCCAGAGCGGAGACGTGCCCGCGGTGCAGGGCGTGCTCGTGGTGTCGATCGCACTGGTCGTGACCTTCAACCTGCTGGTCAACGTCGTCCTCGGGCGCGTGACGCCGGCCTCGCAGCGGGGGGTGTGA
- a CDS encoding SDR family NAD(P)-dependent oxidoreductase, giving the protein MSSNSGQKVAVVTGASQGFGAGIVEGYRKLGYAVVATARSVEESGDAGVVPVAGDITDPATSDRVVAAAIERFGRIDTLINNAGVFAAKPFTEFTAEDFQWVVSVNLAGWFNITSKVLPHMLEQGSGHIVQITTSFVDHPVSIVPASVSMLTKGGLQAATKSLAVEYAGRGIRVNAVAPGIHKTALNPPETYAERAGLHPLGRMGEVSDIVEGVLYLENATFVTGEILNVNGGQSAGH; this is encoded by the coding sequence ATGAGCAGCAACAGCGGGCAGAAGGTGGCCGTGGTCACCGGCGCGTCGCAGGGGTTCGGCGCGGGGATCGTGGAGGGGTACCGCAAGCTGGGTTACGCGGTGGTCGCCACGGCGCGCTCGGTCGAGGAGTCCGGTGACGCCGGCGTGGTGCCGGTGGCGGGTGACATCACCGACCCGGCGACGTCGGACCGGGTGGTGGCCGCGGCGATCGAGCGGTTCGGCCGGATCGACACCTTGATCAACAACGCGGGCGTGTTCGCGGCGAAGCCGTTCACCGAGTTCACCGCTGAGGATTTCCAGTGGGTCGTGTCGGTGAACTTGGCCGGCTGGTTCAATATCACCAGCAAGGTGCTTCCGCACATGCTCGAACAGGGTAGCGGGCACATCGTGCAGATCACGACCAGTTTCGTGGACCACCCGGTGTCGATTGTGCCGGCGTCGGTGTCGATGCTGACGAAGGGCGGCCTGCAGGCGGCGACGAAGTCGCTGGCCGTGGAATACGCCGGGCGCGGGATCCGCGTCAACGCGGTCGCCCCGGGGATCCACAAGACCGCGCTGAACCCGCCCGAGACCTACGCCGAGCGCGCCGGCCTGCACCCGCTGGGCCGCATGGGCGAGGTCAGTGACATCGTCGAAGGCGTGCTGTACCTGGAAAACGCCACGTTCGTCACCGGCGAGATCCTCAACGTCAACGGCGGCCAGAGCGCCGGCCACTGA
- a CDS encoding CotH kinase family protein produces MSAQEQQALDSLYEIDNVLTIDIVMPQADWDAVRTEEPAGGRCNFDWTGGSRFTWRKATSVEISGTKFPARTSFPDVGIKKKSFCGSFSNDKPCLHIDIGKFRDANKPLITALIGSRYLTLNNSVQDSAFVRQPLDYKLFELAGLPHSRCNFARVRVNGTLVGQGTGALGPGVFVNAEPIMPRYIERNFGNMKGNLYELEHKDDFTDARFDFIGVEDLSEFDNKADLRLAIDHLAAHGLSGAAEVFDLDQFVKLYAMEFFLKHWDGYTGNTNNTYAYNDVEAVAAPGLGNVKFKLIPWGVDQTFQPTRHFTVRTSGLLAKLVHNDAGRRAQLMDQIRTYRDTVFGRKTQQEVLTPLLERMGVVLTSLGVPDMPAQLISVRKQLRLATSAGYLCAGLPGPDGAYVREDSTNECLHASTEPVPAAPGAPPNFEVVHRPRPADVEDADLWSFGPLGAGTSPAAKATGRLLHASATTTPLGHQLLYTCAADNSNHADEFTLTPIDPVANPTSFSGFFTLTSVRTGQGVTFGADPTPGGSPRVYQDPALSRLYFT; encoded by the coding sequence ATGAGCGCACAGGAACAGCAGGCACTGGATTCCCTTTACGAGATCGACAATGTCCTCACGATCGACATCGTGATGCCCCAAGCCGACTGGGACGCCGTGCGCACCGAAGAGCCGGCCGGCGGCCGCTGCAACTTCGACTGGACCGGCGGCAGCCGATTCACCTGGCGAAAGGCCACCTCGGTCGAAATTTCCGGCACGAAATTCCCCGCCCGGACGTCATTTCCCGACGTCGGCATCAAGAAGAAGTCGTTCTGCGGTTCGTTCAGCAACGACAAACCGTGTCTGCACATCGACATCGGGAAGTTCCGCGACGCCAACAAGCCCTTGATCACCGCCCTCATCGGGTCCCGGTACCTGACGCTCAACAACTCCGTGCAGGATTCCGCTTTCGTGCGGCAGCCGCTCGACTACAAGCTGTTCGAGCTCGCCGGGCTGCCGCATTCCCGCTGCAATTTCGCGCGCGTCCGCGTGAACGGCACCCTCGTCGGCCAGGGAACCGGCGCCCTCGGCCCCGGCGTCTTCGTGAACGCCGAACCGATCATGCCCCGCTACATCGAGCGCAATTTCGGGAACATGAAAGGGAATCTCTACGAGCTGGAACACAAGGACGACTTCACCGACGCGCGGTTCGACTTCATCGGCGTGGAGGACCTTTCGGAGTTCGACAACAAAGCCGACCTGCGCCTGGCCATCGACCACCTCGCCGCCCACGGGCTGAGCGGGGCCGCCGAGGTGTTCGACCTCGACCAGTTCGTCAAGCTCTACGCGATGGAGTTCTTCCTCAAGCACTGGGACGGCTACACGGGCAACACGAACAACACCTACGCCTACAACGACGTCGAGGCCGTCGCCGCACCCGGTCTGGGCAACGTGAAGTTCAAGCTCATCCCGTGGGGCGTCGACCAGACCTTCCAGCCCACGCGGCACTTCACGGTGCGCACCAGCGGGCTGCTGGCCAAGCTCGTCCACAACGACGCCGGCCGCCGCGCCCAGCTGATGGACCAGATCCGCACCTACCGCGACACGGTCTTCGGCCGCAAAACCCAGCAGGAAGTGCTGACCCCGCTCCTCGAACGCATGGGCGTCGTCCTGACGAGCCTGGGCGTGCCCGACATGCCGGCCCAGCTCATCTCCGTCCGCAAGCAACTGCGCCTCGCCACCTCCGCCGGCTACCTCTGCGCGGGCCTGCCCGGCCCCGACGGCGCCTACGTCCGCGAAGACTCGACCAACGAGTGCCTCCACGCGAGCACCGAACCCGTCCCCGCCGCGCCCGGCGCGCCACCGAACTTCGAGGTCGTCCACCGCCCCCGCCCGGCCGACGTCGAAGACGCCGACCTGTGGTCCTTCGGCCCCCTCGGCGCCGGCACCTCGCCGGCCGCCAAAGCCACCGGCCGCCTCCTCCACGCGAGCGCCACGACCACACCCCTGGGCCACCAGCTGCTCTACACGTGCGCCGCCGACAACTCCAACCACGCCGACGAGTTCACCCTCACCCCGATCGACCCGGTCGCCAACCCGACCAGCTTCAGCGGCTTCTTCACGCTCACCAGCGTCCGCACCGGCCAGGGCGTGACCTTCGGCGCCGATCCGACGCCGGGCGGGAGTCCGAGGGTGTACCAGGATCCGGCACTGTCGAGGTTGTACTTCACCTGA
- a CDS encoding ABC transporter substrate-binding protein codes for MSPRTTRRLRGTALTLALAAVLGGGLTACGAGAAASAGGTLRWASSYFPTHWDPVVGGSGAQFRELALVYASLTRTDEKGNAVPDLAKSWEYNAAGDQVTFHLRQGLKFSDGTPLDAAAVKAAIERAKNQKNSALFGDLTSIESVTADGLDVVIHLSQVDYQIPQLLGERVLQVASPKAAQDPKKLDQNPVGAGPFTVTQVVPGTKAVLKKNPDYWDAANIHIDNVELTSAPDASTVVSGLQTGVYNFADIDPSQADAAKKAGLDVFVQPGFNAANISLNVNKAPFDNPQVVDAVRYAVNRKEFVDKLTFGYGEATDQPFPEGYVAYDPRSKDQYPYDPAKSRQLLAGAGYKPGDIKLDLVVPDSQPDAEIVQSQLAAVGITTNIKIDKNWATPFFAKNLTLSLYSTTGRDSAVQTLTAHFGPHGPLNLSSPYEPVGFEDAVAKVRRTPLDAADYAQVLQAATRAGLASRALVFTYSSPNLIAKSKTISALPKNPAHLDWTGVTISGR; via the coding sequence ATGTCCCCACGCACCACGCGCCGCCTGCGCGGCACCGCACTCACCCTCGCCCTCGCGGCCGTCCTCGGTGGTGGGCTCACCGCGTGCGGCGCCGGCGCCGCGGCCTCCGCCGGAGGCACGCTGCGCTGGGCCTCCTCGTACTTCCCGACGCACTGGGACCCGGTGGTCGGAGGCAGCGGCGCCCAGTTCCGCGAGCTGGCGCTGGTTTACGCGTCGCTCACCCGCACCGATGAGAAGGGCAACGCGGTGCCCGACCTCGCGAAGAGCTGGGAGTACAACGCGGCCGGCGACCAGGTCACCTTCCACCTGCGCCAGGGCCTGAAGTTCTCCGACGGCACCCCGCTCGACGCCGCTGCCGTGAAGGCCGCGATCGAACGGGCCAAGAACCAGAAGAACTCCGCTTTGTTCGGTGATCTCACGTCCATCGAGTCCGTCACCGCCGACGGCCTCGACGTCGTCATCCACCTCTCGCAGGTCGACTACCAGATCCCGCAGCTGCTCGGCGAACGCGTGCTGCAGGTCGCGAGCCCGAAGGCCGCGCAGGACCCGAAGAAGCTCGACCAGAACCCGGTCGGCGCCGGGCCGTTCACCGTCACGCAGGTCGTCCCCGGCACGAAAGCCGTGCTGAAGAAGAACCCGGACTACTGGGACGCCGCGAACATCCACATCGACAACGTCGAACTGACCTCGGCGCCCGACGCGTCGACGGTCGTTTCCGGGCTGCAGACCGGGGTCTACAACTTCGCCGACATCGACCCCAGCCAGGCGGACGCCGCGAAAAAGGCCGGTCTCGACGTGTTCGTGCAGCCCGGGTTCAACGCCGCCAACATCAGCCTCAACGTGAACAAGGCGCCGTTCGACAACCCGCAAGTGGTCGATGCCGTGCGGTACGCGGTCAACCGCAAGGAGTTCGTCGACAAGCTCACCTTCGGCTACGGCGAGGCGACCGACCAGCCCTTCCCCGAGGGCTACGTCGCCTACGATCCGCGGTCGAAGGACCAGTACCCCTACGACCCGGCCAAGTCGAGGCAGCTGCTCGCCGGCGCCGGGTACAAACCGGGTGACATCAAGCTCGACCTCGTCGTGCCGGACTCCCAGCCCGACGCCGAGATCGTGCAGTCGCAGCTCGCCGCGGTGGGCATCACCACGAACATCAAGATCGACAAGAACTGGGCCACACCGTTCTTCGCCAAGAACCTCACGCTTTCGCTCTACAGCACCACCGGGCGCGATTCCGCGGTGCAGACGCTGACTGCCCACTTCGGACCCCACGGCCCGCTCAACCTCTCCAGCCCCTACGAGCCCGTGGGCTTCGAGGACGCCGTGGCGAAGGTCCGGCGCACGCCGTTGGACGCAGCGGACTACGCCCAGGTCCTGCAGGCGGCCACCCGCGCCGGGCTGGCGAGCCGGGCGCTGGTGTTCACCTACTCCTCGCCGAACCTGATCGCGAAGAGCAAGACGATCTCCGCTCTGCCGAAGAACCCGGCGCACCTCGACTGGACGGGGGTGACCATCAGTGGCCGCTGA